One segment of Streptomyces sp. TG1A-8 DNA contains the following:
- a CDS encoding family 2B encapsulin nanocompartment shell protein gives MSLGEEVRTDQGKPQQSLGTAAARNLATTTKSAPQMQEISSRWLLRTLPWVDVHGGTYRVNRRLTYAVGDGRVTFVKTGDQVEVIPAELGELPVLRSYEDDGVLAELARRCRQRDFAPGEVIASFGGQADEVYLLAHGRVEKVGTGPYGDDAVLGVLADGAYFGDQALLDPDAIWEYTARADTACTVLVLGRQDFQQVAERSDSLREHLERLRSIPEQRTNKYGEKAVELAAGHSGEPDIPHTFVDYEARPREYELSIAQTVLRIHTRVADLYNQPMNQTEQQLRLTVEALKERQEHELVNNRDFGLLHNCEYDQRIQPHDGVPGPDDMDELLSRRRGTKLFLAHPRAIAAFGRELNKRGLVPETIDIGGNRIPTWRGVPIYPCNKIPVTEARTTSVIALRTGEADQGVIGLRQSGIPDEIEPSLSVRFMGINEQAVIKYLVTAYYSAAVLVPDALGVLENVEIGRWK, from the coding sequence ATGTCGTTAGGCGAAGAGGTCCGCACGGATCAGGGCAAGCCGCAGCAGTCCCTCGGCACGGCGGCAGCGCGGAACCTGGCCACCACGACCAAGTCGGCGCCGCAGATGCAGGAGATCAGCTCCCGCTGGCTGCTGCGCACCCTGCCCTGGGTGGACGTGCACGGCGGCACGTACCGGGTGAACCGGCGGCTGACGTACGCCGTCGGCGACGGCCGGGTCACCTTCGTGAAGACCGGGGACCAGGTGGAGGTCATCCCGGCCGAACTGGGCGAACTGCCCGTGCTGCGGTCGTACGAGGACGACGGGGTGCTCGCCGAGCTGGCCCGGCGCTGCCGTCAGCGGGACTTCGCCCCCGGCGAGGTGATCGCCTCCTTCGGGGGCCAGGCCGACGAGGTGTACCTCCTCGCGCACGGCAGGGTCGAGAAGGTCGGCACCGGCCCGTACGGCGACGACGCGGTCCTCGGCGTCCTCGCCGACGGCGCCTACTTCGGCGACCAGGCGCTGCTGGACCCGGACGCCATCTGGGAGTACACCGCCCGCGCCGACACCGCGTGCACGGTACTGGTCCTCGGCCGCCAGGACTTCCAGCAGGTCGCCGAGCGCTCCGACTCACTGCGCGAACACCTGGAGCGGCTGCGCTCGATCCCGGAGCAGCGGACCAACAAGTACGGCGAGAAGGCGGTCGAGCTGGCGGCCGGCCACTCCGGCGAGCCGGACATCCCGCACACCTTCGTCGACTACGAGGCCCGGCCGCGCGAGTACGAACTGAGCATCGCCCAGACCGTGCTGCGCATCCACACACGCGTGGCCGACCTGTACAACCAGCCGATGAACCAGACCGAGCAGCAACTGCGGCTCACCGTGGAGGCGCTGAAGGAACGCCAGGAGCACGAGCTGGTCAACAACCGCGACTTCGGTCTGCTGCACAACTGCGAGTACGACCAGCGGATCCAGCCGCACGACGGCGTGCCCGGCCCGGACGACATGGACGAACTGCTCAGCCGCCGGCGCGGCACCAAGCTCTTCCTCGCCCACCCCCGCGCGATCGCCGCGTTCGGACGCGAGCTGAACAAGCGCGGACTGGTGCCGGAGACCATCGACATCGGCGGCAACCGCATCCCCACCTGGCGCGGTGTGCCGATCTACCCGTGCAACAAGATCCCGGTCACCGAGGCCCGGACGACTTCCGTCATCGCCCTGCGTACCGGCGAGGCGGACCAGGGCGTCATCGGCCTGCGGCAGTCCGGCATCCCGGACGAGATCGAACCGAGCCTGTCCGTCCGCTTCATGGGCATCAACGAACAGGCCGTCATCAAGTACCTGGTCACGGCCTACTACTCGGCGGCCGTCCTGGTGCCCGACGCGCTCGGTGTGCTGGAGAACGTCGAGATCGGACGGTGGAAGTGA
- a CDS encoding family 2 encapsulin nanocompartment cargo protein polyprenyl transferase, with the protein MADSVTGTDRCPPVAARSAGPGRRPAPRGPREFAGDAGPGPLDGSEAAALLERTRALVDPELRAAVASLPGPMRRIARYHFGWEHADGTPATGNAGKAIRPALVLAAAGALGGPRARAAAVRAAVAVELVHNFTLLHDDVMDRDTTRRHRPTAWSVFGVSDAILAGDALQALALRLLAEDAHAAAAAAAARLTGCVIELCAGQHTDTALERRAPEDVALAEVLTMAEAKTGALLGCACAVGGMYAGAGDEVVAALDGFGRQAGLAFQLIDDVIGIWGDPRLTGKPVGADLAVRKKSLPVVAALTSGTPAAAELAALYGRPYEAGEDGDGEEIARTALAVERAGGRDWAQAEAADRMARAVQELARAVPAPETAGGLLALAEFVTRRSG; encoded by the coding sequence ATGGCCGATTCCGTGACGGGGACCGACCGGTGCCCACCCGTGGCCGCGCGGTCCGCCGGTCCGGGACGGCGGCCCGCACCGCGGGGACCGCGCGAGTTCGCGGGGGACGCCGGGCCCGGCCCGCTCGACGGGTCGGAGGCGGCGGCCCTGCTGGAGCGGACCCGGGCCCTGGTCGACCCGGAACTGCGGGCGGCCGTCGCGTCGCTGCCCGGCCCGATGCGCCGGATCGCGCGCTACCACTTCGGCTGGGAGCACGCCGACGGCACCCCGGCGACGGGGAACGCGGGCAAGGCGATCAGGCCCGCGCTCGTCCTCGCCGCGGCCGGTGCCCTCGGCGGCCCGCGCGCCAGGGCGGCGGCCGTCCGCGCGGCGGTGGCGGTCGAACTCGTCCACAACTTCACGTTGCTGCACGACGACGTGATGGACCGGGACACCACCCGCCGCCACCGGCCCACGGCGTGGAGTGTGTTCGGCGTCTCCGACGCGATCCTCGCCGGGGACGCCCTGCAGGCACTGGCCCTGCGACTGCTCGCCGAGGACGCCCACGCGGCCGCGGCGGCGGCCGCCGCCCGGCTCACGGGCTGCGTCATCGAGCTGTGCGCCGGGCAGCACACCGACACGGCCCTGGAACGGCGCGCTCCCGAGGACGTCGCCCTCGCCGAGGTGCTCACCATGGCCGAGGCGAAGACGGGCGCGCTGCTGGGCTGCGCCTGCGCCGTCGGGGGGATGTACGCGGGCGCAGGTGACGAGGTCGTGGCGGCACTGGACGGCTTCGGCCGCCAGGCCGGGCTCGCCTTCCAGCTGATCGACGACGTGATCGGCATATGGGGCGATCCGCGACTCACCGGGAAACCGGTCGGGGCGGATCTGGCGGTCCGCAAGAAGTCCCTGCCGGTGGTGGCGGCCCTCACCTCCGGCACCCCGGCGGCGGCCGAACTCGCCGCGCTGTACGGCAGGCCGTACGAGGCCGGGGAGGACGGCGACGGCGAGGAGATCGCACGGACGGCGCTGGCCGTGGAGCGGGCGGGCGGCCGGGACTGGGCTCAGGCCGAGGCGGCCGACCGGATGGCCCGGGCGGTGCAGGAGCTGGCCCGGGCCGTGCCCGCCCCGGAGACGGCGGGCGGGCTGCTGGCCCTGGCCGAGTTCGTGACCCGGCGCAGCGGCTGA
- a CDS encoding DUF952 domain-containing protein — MPKLPYILHITERSLWEAARRRGTYERSTRGRTLRDVGFVHFSTREQLPRVAAFLYGDHEGPDELVVLVVDPARLGVPVKYEAVPPDGEEFPHVYGPVPVEAVVDVEPWG; from the coding sequence ATGCCGAAACTCCCGTACATCCTCCACATCACCGAGCGTTCCCTGTGGGAAGCCGCCCGCCGGCGCGGCACCTACGAGAGGTCGACCCGTGGCCGCACCCTGCGGGACGTGGGCTTCGTCCACTTCTCCACCCGTGAGCAGCTCCCGCGCGTGGCCGCCTTCCTGTACGGCGACCACGAGGGTCCGGACGAGCTGGTGGTGCTCGTCGTGGACCCCGCCCGGCTCGGTGTGCCGGTGAAGTACGAGGCGGTGCCACCGGACGGCGAGGAGTTCCCGCACGTCTACGGTCCCGTGCCGGTCGAGGCCGTGGTGGACGTGGAGCCCTGGGGATGA
- a CDS encoding helix-turn-helix transcriptional regulator codes for MTLEDLVRLRRVRDRMDREYAEPLDMTELARGAHMSVGHFQRSFRKAFGETPYSYLMTRRVERAKALLRRGDLTVTEVCLAVGCTSLGSFSSRFTELVGQTPSAYRTGSHEASAVIPSCVIRAFTRPRRRPY; via the coding sequence GTGACCCTGGAGGACCTGGTACGGCTGCGGCGGGTGCGCGACCGCATGGACCGCGAGTACGCCGAGCCGCTCGACATGACCGAGCTGGCCCGTGGCGCCCACATGTCGGTCGGCCACTTCCAGCGCAGCTTCCGCAAGGCGTTCGGGGAGACCCCGTACAGCTACCTGATGACCCGGCGCGTGGAGCGGGCCAAGGCGCTGCTGCGCCGCGGCGACCTCACCGTGACCGAGGTGTGCCTGGCCGTCGGCTGCACCTCCCTCGGCTCCTTCAGCTCCCGGTTCACCGAGCTGGTCGGGCAGACGCCGAGCGCCTACCGGACCGGCTCCCACGAGGCGAGCGCGGTGATCCCGTCCTGCGTGATCCGTGCCTTCACGCGCCCGCGCCGCCGGCCGTACTGA
- a CDS encoding VOC family protein, giving the protein MDVKLAQCFIAVDDHDKALAFYRDVLGLEVRNDVGFEGMRWVTVGSPLQPDVEIVLEPPGASPDASPADRQATAELLAKGMLRGVIFTTADCDALFERVRESGGEVLQEPTDQPYGVRDCAFRDPAGNMLRFIERPAV; this is encoded by the coding sequence ATGGACGTGAAACTAGCGCAGTGCTTCATCGCCGTGGACGACCACGACAAGGCGCTCGCCTTCTACCGTGACGTGCTCGGCCTCGAAGTCCGCAACGACGTGGGCTTCGAGGGGATGCGGTGGGTGACCGTCGGCTCGCCGCTGCAGCCGGACGTGGAGATCGTGCTGGAGCCGCCCGGCGCCAGTCCGGACGCCTCCCCGGCCGACCGGCAGGCGACGGCCGAGCTGCTCGCCAAGGGGATGCTGAGGGGGGTCATCTTCACCACCGCCGACTGCGACGCTCTGTTCGAGCGGGTGCGGGAGTCCGGCGGCGAGGTGCTCCAGGAGCCGACGGACCAGCCGTACGGGGTGCGCGACTGCGCGTTCCGGGACCCGGCCGGCAACATGCTGCGGTTCATCGAGCGGCCCGCGGTCTGA